DNA sequence from the Deltaproteobacteria bacterium genome:
CGAGGATCTGGCCCGCCTGGACGACACGGCCCGCAGCATTGGCGCGATCATGAACATGATCGGGGACATCGCGGACCAGACCAATCTTCTGGCCTTGAACGCGGCCATCGAGGCGGCCCGGGCCGGCGAGGCCGGGCGGAGATTCGCCGTGGTCGCGGACGAGGTCCGCAAACTGGCCGAAAAGACCATGACCGCCACCCGTCAGGTGGAGGACTTTGTCCGCGCCATCCAGCGCGGAGCCGGGGAGAGCATGGCCAACGCCGCGTTGACCAACGAGGCCATGCACCGTTGCCGGGAGCTGGTGCACGGATCCGGCACGGCCCTGGATGAAATCGTGGCGGTTATCGGCGCTTCGGCCCGTCAGGTCCGCGACATTGCCCAGGATGTGGTCCAGCAACGCGAGAGCGGCGGCAGGATTTTGGCGGCCACGGACGAGATGGCCGTCATCGCCAGTGGCAACGTCCAGGCCATGGACGCCTCGGCCCAGGCCATCGCCACCTTGAACGAGCTGGCCGCGTCGTTGCTTGGGAGCATCGGCGGCATGGGGCTTGATTCCGGCCGCGAGCCCCTTGTCCAGGGCGCGGCGCACGTCACGCCGATCGGAGCGCGCTCCATTCGTGAACAGGCGGGGTCGGATTTGGCGTTGTCGGCGTGAGTTATTGGCGGTGTTTTTGGATGATGCTGGTCGCGACGCCCGCGCCGAGGATGACCATGCTGGTCAGTCCCGTGGTGATTTCACCGCCGGGCAGGTGGTGTCCGGCCGCGGACAGGAACATGACCGCGACCAGAAAGCCGATGGCCCAGAAGGCCGCCGGTTCCAGATATTTGTATTGCTCCAGGGTGCCGCGCGCGACCAGATAGACGGTCATGGAGCGTACGAACATGGCCCCGATGCCCAGGCCGGCGGCGATGAGCCAGAAGTTGTTGGTGATGGCGAAGGCCGCGACCACGCCGTCAAAGGAAAAACTGCTGTCGAGAATTTCCAGATAGACAAAACCCACCAGACCGCTGCGCGCGGCCACGGCCGCGATATCGCCGCCGCCCACGATGTGCTTGAGCACGTCGATCAGGGCGTGGATGGCGAACCCGCTCAGGCAGCTGATTAAAAATGTGTACCTGTCGGACTGGGGCAAAAGGCCCCCGGCCAACATGACCGTGATGATGGTCAGGCTGGCGGCCGCGTTGTGCACGCCGCCGGCCCGGGCCATGAGTTTTTCCACGCCCGGCAGCCAGTGTGTCTCTTTTTCGACGTTCAGAAAATAGGTCAGGGCGACCATGAGCAGAAACGTGCCGCCGAAGCCCATGATGCTCAGGTGGCTGTCCTCCATGATTTGCCGGTACTGTTCCGGTTGGGTCGTGGCGATGGTCCAGGCTTGGCTGAAATCCATGTTGCCGGCCACGGCCGTGATCAGGATGGGAAACAGGACGCGCATGCCGAACACGGCGATGGCGATGCCCACGGTCATGAACATGGTCTGCCAGAAGGGCGTCATGGCTCTGAGAACCGTGGCGTTGACCACGGCGTTGTCCAGGGACACCGAAATTTCCAGGCAGGACAAAAGGGTGGTGGTCAGCAGGAAGGATAGGGCCATGCCCATGCCGCCGTTGTGGTGCCCGAAGGC
Encoded proteins:
- a CDS encoding DUF475 domain-containing protein; amino-acid sequence: MKQRRTISYFLESIIFTVLGLGGAFAFGHHNGGMGMALSFLLTTTLLSCLEISVSLDNAVVNATVLRAMTPFWQTMFMTVGIAIAVFGMRVLFPILITAVAGNMDFSQAWTIATTQPEQYRQIMEDSHLSIMGFGGTFLLMVALTYFLNVEKETHWLPGVEKLMARAGGVHNAAASLTIITVMLAGGLLPQSDRYTFLISCLSGFAIHALIDVLKHIVGGGDIAAVAARSGLVGFVYLEILDSSFSFDGVVAAFAITNNFWLIAAGLGIGAMFVRSMTVYLVARGTLEQYKYLEPAAFWAIGFLVAVMFLSAAGHHLPGGEITTGLTSMVILGAGVATSIIQKHRQ